Proteins co-encoded in one Erinaceus europaeus chromosome 2, mEriEur2.1, whole genome shotgun sequence genomic window:
- the CADM4 gene encoding cell adhesion molecule 4, whose product MGRARRFQWPLLLLWAAAAGPGAGQEVQTENVTVAEGGVAEITCRLHQYDGSIVVIQNPARQTLFFNGTRALKDERFQLEEFSPRRVRIRLSDARLEDEGGYFCQLYTEDTHHQIATLTVLVAPENPVVEVREQAVEGGEVELSCLVPRSRPAAALRWYRDRKELKGVSSGQENGKVWSVASTVRFRVDRKDDGGIVICEAQNQALPSGHSKQTQYVLDVQYSPTARIHASQAVVREGDTLVLTCAVTGNPRPNQIRWNRGNESLPERAEAVGETLTLPGLVSADNGTYTCEASNKHGHARALYVLVVYDPGAVVEAQTSVPYAIVGGILALLVFLIICVLVGMVWCSVRQKGSYLTHEASGLDEQGEAREAFLNGSDGHKRKEEFFI is encoded by the exons aTGGGCCGGGCCCGGCGCTTCCAGTggccgctgctgctgctgtgggCGGCCGCGGCGGGGCCAG GGGCAGGACAGGAAGTACAGACAGAGAATGTGACTGTGGCTGAGGGTGGTGTCGCTGAGATCACCTGCCGTCTGCATCAGTACGATGGCTCCATAGTTGTCATTCAGAACCCAGCCCGGCAGACCCTCTTCTTCAACGGCACCCGAG CCCTGAAGGATGAACGCTTCCAACTCGAGGAGTTCTCCCCACGTCGGGTGCGGATTCGACTTTCAGATGCCCGTCTGGAGGATGAAGGGGGCTATTTCTGCCAGCTCTACACGGAGGACACCCACCACCAGATTGCTACACTCACAGTACTGG TGGCCCCGGAGAATCCCGTGGTGGAAGTCCGAGAGCAGGCAGTAGAGGGTGGTGAGGTGGAGCTCAGCTGCCTGGTTCCGAGGTCCCGTCCGGCTGCTGCACTGCGCTGGTACCGGGATCGCAAGGAACTGAAAG GGGTGAGCAGCGGCCAGGAGAATGGCAAGGTCTGGAGCGTGGCGAGCACCGTGCGGTTTCGCGTGGACCGCAAGGACGATGGCGGCATCGTCATCTGCGAGGCACAGAACCAGGCGCTGCCCTCCGGACACAGCAAGCAGACGCAGTACGTGCTGGACGTGCAGT ACTCCCCCACGGCGCGGATCCATGCCTCCCAGGCTGtggtgagggagggagacacgTTGGTGCTGACATGTGCAGTGACGGGGAACCCCAG GCCAAATCAGATCCGCTGGAACCGTGGGAATGAGTCTTTGCCCGAAAGGGCGGAGGCGGTGGGGGAGACACTAACGCTACCTGGCTTGGTTTCTGCGGATAATGGAACCTATACCTGTGAGGCCTCAAACAAGCACGGCCACGCGAGGGCGCTCTATGTGCTCGTGGTCTATG ACCCTGGTGCGGTGGTGGAGGCTCAGACATCGGTGCCCTACGCCATAGTGGGCGGCATCCTGGCGCTCCTGGTGTTTCTGATCATCTGTGTGCTGGTGGGCATGGTCTGGTGCTCAGTGCGGCAGAAGG GCTCCTATCTGACCCATGAGGCCAGTGGTTTAGATGAGCAAGGAGAAGCAAGAGAAGCCTTCCTCAACGGCAGTGACGGACACAAGAGGAAAGAAGAGTTCTTCATCTGA